In Frondihabitans sp. PAMC 28766, the following proteins share a genomic window:
- a CDS encoding universal stress protein produces the protein MDGTDASLRALAFAAREAVDRGESLSVVHAWLGPVGTTDDISRDRSAFALLKHRHDALVDESLIDASREYPQLAIRRRVIQGLAAKVLLKEAHESRMLVIGNNGRRTVARFLLGSVSTAVLHGAERPTVVVKVADDTSELEML, from the coding sequence GTGGACGGAACGGACGCTTCGTTGAGGGCCTTGGCCTTCGCTGCTCGAGAGGCCGTGGATCGCGGCGAGTCTCTTTCTGTGGTGCACGCCTGGTTAGGTCCTGTGGGGACGACTGACGATATTAGCCGGGATCGTTCTGCCTTCGCCCTTTTGAAGCATCGCCACGACGCTCTGGTAGACGAATCCCTCATCGACGCCAGCCGCGAGTATCCACAACTCGCGATTCGACGGCGGGTGATTCAAGGGCTTGCGGCCAAGGTGTTGCTGAAGGAGGCGCACGAGAGCCGAATGTTGGTCATTGGGAACAACGGCCGGCGCACCGTGGCCCGGTTTCTGCTGGGTTCGGTCAGCACTGCTGTGCTGCATGGTGCGGAGCGGCCAACGGTCGTCGTGAAGGTGGCCGACGACACTAGTGAGCTCGAAATGCTCTAG
- a CDS encoding response regulator transcription factor → MTRIFLVDDHEVVRRGVADLIDAEDDFDVVGEAGTIAQALARIAATMPDVAVLDVGLPDGSGIDLCREIRSSYPSVVCLMFTAYDDDEASLSAVLAGAAGYVIKDIRGQKLVDSIRLVATGKTLVNPDVSRDIVAKATAPSTERMIVLTLREREVLELIAEGLSNRQIGEILNLAEKTVKNYVSAILRTLGMERRTQAAVYGAGLRKN, encoded by the coding sequence GTGACACGGATATTCCTCGTCGACGACCACGAAGTCGTCCGCCGCGGCGTCGCGGACCTGATCGACGCCGAGGACGACTTCGACGTCGTCGGCGAAGCCGGCACAATCGCTCAGGCTCTGGCGCGGATCGCCGCGACCATGCCCGACGTCGCCGTCCTGGACGTGGGCCTGCCCGACGGAAGCGGCATCGACTTGTGCCGCGAGATCCGCTCGTCGTACCCGTCGGTCGTGTGCCTCATGTTCACTGCCTACGACGATGACGAAGCGAGCCTCTCCGCCGTCCTCGCGGGAGCTGCCGGCTATGTCATCAAAGACATCCGCGGCCAGAAACTGGTCGATTCCATCCGCCTAGTCGCCACCGGGAAGACGCTCGTGAACCCGGACGTCTCCCGCGACATCGTCGCGAAAGCGACCGCACCCTCCACCGAGCGGATGATCGTTCTCACGTTGCGGGAACGAGAGGTCCTTGAACTGATCGCGGAGGGTCTCAGCAACCGCCAGATCGGGGAAATCCTGAACCTGGCCGAGAAAACGGTCAAGAACTACGTCTCTGCGATCCTCCGCACCCTGGGCATGGAACGACGCACCCAAGCGGCCGTCTACGGTGCGGGACTCCGGAAGAACTAA
- a CDS encoding GAF domain-containing protein, whose translation MNAPNSLLFPDGAKSELDQALASLITSAERVAGTQGRLRNLMRANRAIVEQLDLSTMLKATIEAAIDLVGARYGALGVMAPEGGLDEFIQVGISDEVVARIGHLPEGHGLLGAVLDEAHPIRLQNLQDDPRSSGFPASHPPMHGFLGVPIRVREQLFGSLYFAEKIEGEFTQEDEELLTSLATTAGIAIENARLFDETQKRQRWATLSADVATALLSSDTEAPLRLLSDSVAEIAEADLVCIVVPIASGMVIIDTARGALAEDVEGLVVPAEDTRSEAVMTAAEPLLVTSLTVPRTHDVPLLLGPSMLIPLLSGAGPVGVLSVSRALGRARFNDSDMDMITGFARQATLAIDVANVRLDRHRLERLEDRSRIARDLHDHVIQRLFAAGLALQAKAHKAPNEAARSDIEQEIDTLDTAIAEIRTAIFALTPPRRGLRSSVRHRIIDLLTEIGAMFATTPRLTFLGTVDLLVIDEMADDVVAVVREGLSNVARHAHASQISVKVAVAEGQIEVEIMDDGDGFHPGDRRSGLLNLRSRAEQWQGTSDTVARPDGGTRMTWTALLTDIPTHEAPS comes from the coding sequence ATGAACGCCCCGAACAGCCTCCTCTTCCCCGATGGAGCGAAGTCCGAACTCGATCAGGCGCTGGCATCTCTCATCACCAGTGCCGAGCGCGTTGCCGGAACCCAAGGGCGGTTGCGCAATTTGATGCGCGCCAACAGGGCGATCGTCGAACAGTTGGACCTTTCGACGATGCTCAAAGCGACGATCGAGGCGGCGATCGACCTCGTGGGCGCACGGTACGGAGCCCTCGGTGTCATGGCACCCGAGGGTGGCCTGGATGAGTTCATCCAAGTGGGAATCTCGGACGAGGTCGTCGCCCGGATCGGTCATCTTCCTGAGGGGCACGGTCTCCTGGGTGCTGTTCTCGACGAAGCCCACCCGATAAGGCTCCAGAATCTGCAGGACGATCCACGCTCAAGCGGGTTCCCGGCTTCGCACCCGCCAATGCACGGCTTTCTCGGCGTTCCCATCCGCGTGCGCGAGCAGCTGTTCGGCAGCCTGTACTTTGCAGAGAAGATCGAGGGCGAGTTCACGCAAGAGGACGAAGAGCTCCTCACCTCCCTGGCAACGACAGCCGGGATCGCGATAGAGAACGCACGCCTGTTCGATGAAACCCAGAAGCGTCAACGATGGGCCACCCTTTCCGCGGACGTCGCGACGGCATTGCTCTCCAGTGACACAGAAGCTCCGCTGCGTCTTCTGTCCGACAGCGTCGCCGAAATCGCAGAGGCCGACCTGGTGTGCATCGTCGTGCCCATTGCTTCGGGAATGGTGATTATCGACACCGCTCGTGGAGCACTGGCCGAAGACGTCGAAGGCCTGGTAGTCCCGGCCGAAGACACGCGATCGGAGGCCGTCATGACCGCCGCCGAGCCGCTCTTGGTCACCTCTTTGACGGTCCCCAGAACTCACGATGTCCCTCTGCTCCTCGGGCCCTCCATGCTCATTCCTCTCCTCAGTGGCGCCGGACCCGTCGGAGTCCTGTCCGTATCCCGGGCGCTCGGCCGGGCACGGTTCAACGACTCGGACATGGACATGATCACGGGGTTCGCCCGCCAAGCAACTCTCGCCATCGATGTGGCGAACGTGCGCCTTGACCGTCACCGGCTCGAACGGCTCGAGGATCGAAGCCGCATCGCCAGAGACCTCCACGACCATGTCATCCAGCGACTTTTCGCCGCCGGCCTCGCGCTCCAGGCAAAGGCACACAAAGCCCCGAACGAGGCAGCCCGCTCAGACATCGAGCAAGAGATCGACACCCTCGACACGGCGATCGCGGAGATCCGAACGGCGATCTTCGCTCTCACGCCCCCTCGACGCGGGCTCCGCTCCTCCGTCCGACATCGCATCATCGACCTCCTCACCGAGATCGGTGCCATGTTCGCCACCACGCCCCGACTAACGTTCCTCGGAACGGTCGATCTCCTCGTGATCGACGAGATGGCGGACGACGTCGTCGCCGTCGTCCGAGAAGGTCTGAGCAATGTGGCCCGGCACGCCCACGCAAGCCAGATCAGTGTGAAGGTCGCCGTCGCTGAGGGCCAGATCGAGGTCGAAATTATGGATGACGGAGACGGTTTCCATCCCGGGGATCGCCGAAGCGGACTCTTGAACCTCCGTTCCCGAGCCGAACAATGGCAGGGCACCAGCGACACGGTGGCCCGCCCTGATGGAGGAACACGCATGACCTGGACCGCTCTTCTCACCGACATCCCCACCCACGAGGCCCCCTCGTGA
- a CDS encoding universal stress protein: MNQRTVVAWDGTPESQGALDWAVLREAPGGGTVVIVRIVNDALLEAVESDAAEDLAAVAQRELAEQAENVAIDAPAVHVGTEIMRGDPIEQLLQFTNPATLLVLGTHDPASSQPRFAWSLGARLITDSRSPLVIIPAGLSRNLAGRGVVVGVDGSPESVAATAFAGSEAERMRCQLTVVHTWREPVIDDAFGRNPAEPSEAWLEPSHHLILDEAVAAVQAAQPSLVIVPLLQQGRASHVLEERGRTAALLVLGSRGYGPVRGPLMGSVSTAILGSMPCPVVVTGPSYTADRVPVLT; encoded by the coding sequence GTGAACCAGAGAACAGTGGTCGCCTGGGATGGCACACCCGAATCGCAGGGAGCCCTTGACTGGGCTGTCCTCAGAGAAGCCCCGGGCGGCGGGACGGTCGTCATTGTCCGCATCGTCAACGACGCGCTCCTCGAGGCCGTCGAAAGCGACGCAGCTGAGGACTTAGCCGCCGTCGCTCAGCGGGAGCTCGCCGAACAGGCCGAAAACGTCGCCATCGACGCACCGGCAGTGCATGTCGGCACGGAAATTATGCGGGGAGACCCTATCGAGCAACTGTTGCAGTTCACGAACCCCGCGACCCTGCTCGTCTTGGGAACACACGATCCCGCGTCTTCTCAGCCCCGGTTCGCATGGTCGCTGGGTGCCCGGCTCATTACGGATTCCCGATCGCCCCTCGTCATCATTCCCGCCGGGCTGTCGCGGAACCTGGCGGGAAGAGGCGTCGTCGTCGGGGTCGACGGCTCACCGGAATCGGTGGCCGCTACCGCCTTCGCCGGGAGTGAGGCCGAGCGCATGAGATGCCAGCTGACCGTCGTCCACACATGGCGGGAGCCAGTGATCGACGACGCGTTCGGACGCAACCCGGCCGAACCGAGCGAAGCATGGCTAGAACCATCCCATCATCTGATTCTTGACGAGGCCGTCGCAGCCGTTCAAGCCGCGCAACCTTCGCTGGTCATTGTTCCCCTACTACAGCAGGGCCGCGCGTCCCACGTTCTCGAGGAACGCGGCCGCACTGCGGCGTTACTCGTGTTGGGTTCTCGCGGCTACGGGCCCGTCCGAGGTCCCCTGATGGGTTCCGTCAGCACCGCCATTCTCGGCAGCATGCCCTGCCCAGTCGTCGTGACCGGACCCAGCTATACCGCGGACCGTGTCCCCGTACTCACCTGA
- a CDS encoding SDR family NAD(P)-dependent oxidoreductase: protein MATYDVHNRSAIVTGAGSGIGKAIALLLAANGASVIVADRDAAGAEAVAGTITAAGGTAQPFVGDVTDPNFAVACVAEANALSPLKIAVNNAGISGEAALIGDLTIDGWRKVLDVNLNSVFFGLKVQLPAIAENGGGSIINMSSILGSVGFPTAAGYVTAKHGLLGLTHNAALEYALKKVRVTAVGPGFIRTPLVTANMDESTLQALAAKHALGRLGEPEEVASLVSFLASDAASFITGSYHLVDGGYTAQ, encoded by the coding sequence ATGGCCACATACGACGTCCACAATAGGTCCGCGATCGTCACCGGAGCCGGATCGGGCATCGGCAAAGCGATCGCCCTCCTCCTAGCTGCCAATGGCGCGTCCGTCATCGTCGCTGACCGTGACGCAGCGGGAGCCGAGGCCGTGGCCGGAACGATCACTGCAGCCGGCGGGACGGCTCAACCTTTCGTCGGGGATGTCACCGACCCGAACTTCGCGGTCGCCTGCGTCGCTGAGGCAAACGCCCTCTCCCCCTTAAAAATTGCGGTCAACAACGCAGGAATCAGTGGCGAAGCGGCCTTGATCGGCGACTTGACGATCGACGGGTGGCGGAAAGTTCTCGACGTGAATCTCAACTCAGTGTTCTTCGGCCTGAAAGTGCAGCTGCCGGCAATCGCCGAGAACGGGGGAGGGTCGATCATTAACATGTCCTCAATTCTTGGCTCCGTCGGCTTTCCCACTGCCGCTGGCTATGTGACCGCAAAGCACGGGCTCCTGGGGTTGACCCACAACGCCGCCCTGGAATACGCGCTGAAAAAGGTTCGTGTCACTGCCGTGGGCCCCGGGTTCATCCGAACCCCGCTGGTCACAGCGAATATGGACGAATCAACCCTTCAAGCCCTTGCTGCGAAACACGCACTTGGCCGCCTCGGTGAGCCGGAAGAAGTCGCCTCATTGGTGTCGTTCCTCGCGTCCGACGCCGCTTCGTTCATCACCGGCAGCTACCACCTTGTCGATGGTGGATATACGGCCCAATAG
- a CDS encoding BON domain-containing protein has protein sequence MTTSTLIKSDRDIQEAVQEELAWTPDVDDAGIGVAVENGVVTLSGEVDDAAERIAAGKAAFRTSGVTTVVEDIVIHPSSYVWTVTETDIAKNVQTAIRWVATLPDSVTATVEKHTVTLKGQVEWNYQREEARRAVEAVKGVVFVVNEIILRSRPSVANTEDRIRKALVRNATIDANQVHVAVSGNTATLTGQVRSYVERKQAETAAWASPHVTHVNNDISITL, from the coding sequence ATGACAACCAGTACACTCATCAAGTCCGATCGCGACATTCAAGAAGCTGTTCAGGAGGAACTCGCCTGGACCCCCGACGTCGACGACGCAGGCATCGGCGTTGCCGTAGAGAACGGTGTCGTCACCTTGTCAGGCGAAGTCGACGACGCCGCCGAGCGCATTGCCGCAGGCAAAGCGGCCTTCCGCACCTCAGGCGTAACGACCGTGGTCGAGGACATCGTCATCCACCCGTCGTCGTACGTGTGGACCGTCACCGAAACCGATATCGCCAAAAACGTGCAGACCGCCATTAGGTGGGTCGCCACGCTTCCCGACTCGGTCACTGCCACCGTGGAGAAGCACACGGTGACCCTGAAGGGTCAAGTCGAATGGAACTACCAACGCGAGGAGGCTCGACGAGCCGTCGAGGCTGTCAAGGGTGTCGTCTTCGTCGTGAACGAGATCATCCTCCGCAGTCGGCCTTCCGTCGCCAACACCGAGGACCGCATTCGGAAGGCACTCGTCCGCAACGCGACGATCGACGCCAACCAGGTCCACGTTGCTGTCTCGGGAAACACGGCAACCCTCACCGGCCAGGTTCGTTCCTACGTCGAGCGGAAGCAGGCCGAGACCGCTGCATGGGCGTCGCCGCACGTCACCCACGTCAATAACGACATCAGCATCACCCTGTAG
- a CDS encoding VIT family protein: protein MAFSHGVSATHPAEPHVGNFAGRLNWLRAGVLGANDGIVSVAAIVVGVAGASTATSAIATAGIAGLVGGAISMALGEYVSVSSQADSQKALIDKERQELIDDPTAELEELTTLYEAQGLTRKTASLVAAELTSKNALQAHLSLELGIRQGDVVNPWQAAAASAASFTIGAILPLVAILLPPAPIRVPVTFIAVLLALAVTGDLGARIGGGSRARATVRVVLGGAIALAATFAIGLLLHTGGIT, encoded by the coding sequence ATGGCGTTCTCCCACGGAGTTTCCGCAACACACCCGGCCGAACCTCACGTCGGCAACTTCGCCGGCCGTCTGAATTGGCTTCGAGCTGGTGTGCTCGGAGCTAACGACGGCATCGTGTCTGTGGCAGCTATCGTCGTCGGTGTCGCAGGCGCTTCCACTGCGACGAGTGCGATCGCCACGGCAGGGATTGCCGGGCTCGTCGGAGGCGCCATCTCGATGGCGCTCGGAGAGTACGTGTCGGTCAGCAGCCAGGCCGACAGCCAGAAGGCGTTGATCGACAAAGAACGCCAAGAGCTGATCGACGACCCCACTGCGGAGCTCGAGGAACTCACGACACTCTACGAAGCTCAAGGTCTCACCAGGAAAACGGCCAGCCTCGTCGCTGCGGAGTTGACCTCGAAGAATGCGTTGCAGGCCCACCTTTCTCTCGAGCTCGGCATTCGTCAAGGCGACGTGGTCAACCCCTGGCAGGCCGCAGCGGCATCCGCAGCATCGTTCACGATCGGTGCGATCCTCCCTCTCGTAGCGATCCTCCTTCCCCCGGCGCCTATTCGTGTCCCGGTGACGTTTATCGCGGTGCTCCTAGCATTAGCCGTCACCGGCGACCTGGGGGCTCGCATCGGCGGAGGGTCCCGCGCTCGCGCCACCGTCCGCGTCGTCCTCGGCGGCGCGATCGCCCTGGCCGCCACATTCGCCATCGGCCTGCTGCTTCACACTGGCGGCATCACCTAA
- a CDS encoding IS1380 family transposase: MQVSHAARAAAASFDDPNLVSTAGLLPVMRLAETAGLRSLADQWLTVPSDKGANAGLKVSSLVAGMVAGADSIDDMALLRHGGTGKLFTACYAPSTLGSFLREFTFGHVRQLDAVASRLLVGLARETPLVPKPSGAGMVFVDVDDTIIEVHGHQKQGAGFGYSGVRGLNALLATVSTDTSAPVIIGQRLRKGASGSPRGAARIVADALKTVTRLPGASSAPVLLRADSAYYGFATINAARKAGAAVSVTARQDPAVKRAIATIPENAWTPIEYPNAIIDEDTGALISHAEVAEVPFTAFTSRTKKDHTPGRLVVRRIPELNKNNLQHPTLFDTHRFHAFFTTSTLDTVTADQVHRRHAIIEQVNADLKHSALAHLPSGIFTANAAWLVLAVIAFNLTRAAATIAGAALAKATTATIRRKLITVPGRVASSGRRIRLHLPHAWPWEAAWTALFAHTTGPPRR; this comes from the coding sequence GTGCAAGTTTCTCACGCCGCCAGGGCTGCTGCTGCGTCATTTGATGACCCGAATCTCGTGTCGACCGCGGGGCTGCTCCCGGTGATGCGGCTGGCCGAGACCGCCGGTCTTCGCAGCCTGGCCGATCAGTGGTTGACGGTTCCGTCGGACAAGGGTGCCAACGCCGGGTTGAAAGTCTCCTCCCTGGTGGCGGGGATGGTTGCCGGTGCAGACTCGATCGATGACATGGCGCTGCTGCGTCACGGCGGCACGGGCAAGCTCTTCACCGCCTGTTATGCGCCGTCGACGTTGGGGTCGTTCCTGCGGGAGTTCACGTTCGGGCATGTCCGCCAACTCGACGCCGTCGCCTCCCGGCTCCTCGTGGGCCTCGCCCGGGAAACACCCCTTGTCCCGAAACCCTCCGGCGCAGGCATGGTCTTCGTGGATGTGGACGACACGATCATCGAGGTGCACGGGCATCAGAAGCAGGGCGCCGGGTTCGGATACTCCGGGGTCCGCGGCCTCAACGCACTCCTGGCGACCGTGTCCACCGACACCAGCGCCCCGGTGATCATCGGCCAACGGTTGCGGAAGGGGGCGTCCGGGTCACCACGCGGTGCTGCCCGGATCGTCGCCGACGCGCTGAAGACCGTCACCCGCCTCCCCGGGGCCTCGTCGGCGCCGGTGTTGTTGCGGGCGGACTCCGCGTACTACGGGTTCGCGACCATCAACGCGGCCCGGAAAGCGGGAGCGGCGGTGTCGGTCACGGCCCGGCAAGATCCGGCCGTGAAACGTGCGATCGCCACCATCCCGGAGAACGCGTGGACCCCGATCGAATACCCCAACGCGATCATCGATGAGGACACCGGCGCGTTGATCTCCCACGCCGAGGTCGCCGAGGTCCCCTTCACCGCATTCACCTCCCGGACGAAGAAAGACCACACCCCAGGTCGGCTCGTGGTGCGGCGCATCCCGGAGCTGAACAAGAACAACCTTCAGCATCCGACGCTTTTTGACACGCACCGGTTCCACGCGTTCTTCACCACCAGCACGTTGGACACGGTGACCGCGGACCAGGTGCACCGTCGGCACGCGATCATCGAGCAGGTCAACGCGGATTTGAAGCATTCCGCGCTGGCGCACCTGCCGTCGGGGATCTTCACCGCGAACGCCGCCTGGCTGGTCCTCGCCGTCATCGCTTTCAACCTCACCAGAGCCGCCGCAACCATTGCTGGTGCTGCTCTGGCGAAAGCGACCACCGCGACGATCCGCCGGAAACTGATCACCGTCCCGGGCAGGGTCGCGTCCTCCGGACGCCGCATCCGCCTGCACCTGCCCCACGCCTGGCCCTGGGAGGCCGCCTGGACCGCGCTGTTCGCTCACACGACAGGGCCACCCCGACGCTGA
- a CDS encoding NAD-dependent succinate-semialdehyde dehydrogenase codes for MTYQTINPYTNEIVASFDDATIEEVDAAIGAAHDAFLSWRDTPFSERTAVLAKAAALLRAEKRRYAELLTLEMGKVIGEAEAEVDLSADILQYYADRGETLLETIKVPVAMTSEGEVEIVSEPLGVILSVEPWNFPYYQVVRVAGPQLLAGNTILLKHASNVPQAAAMFDDLFERAGLPAGAFKNLYLPHDLTEHVIDDPRVRGVALTGSEEAGSIIAAYAAKAVKKSTLELGGSDAFVVLKDADIDKTVEWAVFGRHWNAGQVCVSAKRLIVVDDVFDEFIAKYRTGVAALLMGDPMDAATTLAPLSSQGAADKLVIQVEKAVASGAMSEKLGAKAPAKGAFFQPTILTGMDSSNPSYYEEFFGPVSIIIRAKDEADAIAIANDSPFGLGGSVFTKDTVNGEKVARRIETGMVYVNHPTMVKADIPFGGVKHSGYGHELTNLGIQEFINKKVIDVVDINAAF; via the coding sequence ATGACGTATCAGACGATCAACCCTTACACGAACGAGATCGTGGCGTCGTTCGACGACGCGACCATCGAAGAAGTCGACGCGGCCATCGGTGCCGCTCACGATGCGTTCCTCTCCTGGAGGGACACGCCGTTCTCGGAGCGCACAGCCGTCTTGGCGAAAGCAGCAGCGCTGCTCCGCGCGGAGAAGCGCCGCTACGCCGAGCTGCTGACGCTCGAGATGGGAAAGGTGATCGGCGAGGCCGAGGCGGAGGTCGACCTGTCGGCAGACATCCTGCAGTACTACGCCGACCGCGGTGAGACGTTGCTCGAGACCATCAAGGTGCCCGTCGCCATGACGTCCGAGGGTGAGGTCGAGATCGTCAGCGAGCCGCTCGGTGTGATCCTGTCGGTCGAACCGTGGAACTTCCCGTACTACCAGGTGGTGCGCGTCGCCGGTCCGCAGCTGCTCGCGGGAAACACGATCCTGCTTAAGCACGCGAGCAATGTCCCTCAGGCCGCGGCCATGTTCGACGACCTCTTCGAACGAGCCGGCCTCCCCGCGGGAGCGTTCAAGAACCTTTACCTCCCCCACGACCTCACCGAGCACGTGATCGACGACCCGCGCGTTCGCGGGGTCGCCCTCACGGGCAGCGAGGAGGCTGGCTCCATCATCGCTGCGTACGCCGCCAAGGCCGTGAAGAAAAGCACCCTTGAACTCGGCGGCTCCGACGCGTTCGTCGTGCTGAAGGACGCCGACATCGACAAGACCGTCGAGTGGGCCGTGTTCGGTCGCCACTGGAATGCCGGTCAGGTGTGCGTCTCGGCGAAGCGCCTGATCGTCGTCGACGACGTCTTCGACGAGTTCATCGCGAAGTACCGCACCGGCGTCGCCGCCCTGTTAATGGGTGACCCGATGGATGCCGCTACGACGCTGGCGCCCCTGTCGTCTCAGGGAGCCGCCGACAAGCTCGTGATCCAAGTGGAGAAGGCCGTCGCGAGCGGGGCCATGTCGGAGAAGCTCGGTGCGAAAGCACCGGCGAAGGGCGCGTTCTTCCAGCCGACGATCCTCACCGGGATGGACAGCTCGAACCCGTCCTACTACGAAGAGTTCTTCGGACCCGTGTCGATCATCATCCGCGCCAAGGACGAAGCCGACGCCATCGCCATCGCCAACGACTCCCCGTTCGGCCTCGGAGGTTCCGTCTTTACGAAAGACACCGTCAACGGCGAGAAAGTCGCCCGCCGCATCGAGACGGGAATGGTCTACGTGAATCACCCGACCATGGTCAAGGCCGACATCCCCTTCGGCGGAGTCAAACACTCCGGATACGGTCACGAGCTGACTAACCTCGGCATCCAGGAGTTCATCAACAAGAAAGTCATCGACGTCGTCGATATCAACGCCGCCTTCTGA
- a CDS encoding IS5 family transposase (programmed frameshift): MHERDVISDDAWAVIEPLLPVVQGRSRPWLPHRMVVEGIVWRFRTGSPWRDLPERFGPWNTVFKRFDRWAKDGTWQEILTAVQARSDQLGKLDWVVSIDSTITRVHQHGATLARTTGARSNYTILGPEPSDHAIGKSRGGLTCKIHLVADGRGRPLSMILTPGNVNDTTMLADTIDRIRVPTGGLGRPRTRPERVLADKGYPSRANRIYLAGRGIKATIPIKADQERNRRKRGSAGGRPPAFDAEIYKRRNVVERSFNRLKNWRGIAMRSDKTARNYQAGVTLAATLIWINTDLLNTA; this comes from the exons ATGCATGAGCGTGATGTGATTTCGGACGACGCGTGGGCAGTGATCGAGCCGTTGTTGCCAGTCGTCCAGGGAAGGTCGCGTCCGTGGTTGCCGCACCGGATGGTCGTGGAGGGCATCGTGTGGCGGTTCCGGACGGGGTCGCCTTGGAGGGATCTCCCGGAGCGGTTCGGGCCGTGGAACACGGTGTTCAAACGGTTCGACCGGTGGGCGAAGGATGGTACCTGGCAGGAGATTCTGACGGCGGTGCAAGCGCGCAGCGACCAGCTCGGAAAGCTCGACTGGGTGGTATCGATCGATTCGACGATCACGCGGGTGCATCAGCACGGTGCGACCCTCGCCCGCACCACA GGGGCACGATCGAATTACACGATTCTGGGCCCGGAGCCCTCTGATCACGCGATCGGAAAGTCCAGGGGCGGTCTGACCTGCAAGATTCATCTGGTCGCGGATGGTCGAGGGCGACCGTTGAGCATGATCCTGACGCCGGGGAACGTCAATGACACCACGATGCTGGCCGACACGATCGACCGGATCCGGGTGCCGACCGGAGGTCTTGGCCGGCCCAGAACACGGCCCGAGCGGGTCCTGGCGGACAAGGGCTACCCGTCACGGGCGAACCGCATCTATCTCGCCGGCCGTGGCATCAAAGCGACGATCCCGATCAAGGCTGACCAAGAACGCAACCGCCGAAAACGAGGTTCCGCGGGTGGTCGCCCGCCCGCGTTCGATGCGGAGATTTATAAACGCCGCAACGTCGTCGAGCGCAGCTTCAACCGGCTGAAGAACTGGCGCGGCATCGCGATGCGATCCGACAAAACCGCCCGCAACTACCAAGCAGGCGTCACCCTCGCCGCGACCCTTATCTGGATCAACACCGACTTACTCAACACGGCCTAG
- a CDS encoding BON domain-containing protein: MTTSTFTKSDHSIQEDVQAELAWTPDVDDAGIGVAVKHGVVTLSGEVDNFAERLAAKKAAFRTSGVTTVADDLKIHPSSSTWNVTETDIAQRVENAIKWISKLPDSGRFLAVVANEVCSFRVS; the protein is encoded by the coding sequence ATGACCACCAGCACCTTCACCAAATCCGACCACAGCATCCAGGAAGACGTCCAGGCCGAGCTCGCCTGGACACCGGACGTCGATGACGCCGGGATCGGTGTCGCCGTCAAGCACGGCGTCGTCACGCTCTCCGGCGAGGTCGACAACTTCGCCGAGCGCTTGGCGGCGAAGAAGGCGGCGTTCCGCACGAGCGGTGTGACGACCGTCGCCGACGACCTCAAGATCCATCCCTCCTCTTCCACGTGGAACGTCACCGAGACCGACATCGCCCAGCGTGTCGAGAACGCCATCAAGTGGATCAGCAAGCTCCCCGACTCCGGGCGGTTTCTAGCGGTCGTTGCGAATGAGGTGTGTTCGTTTCGTGTGTCCTAA